One Brassica rapa cultivar Chiifu-401-42 unplaced genomic scaffold, CAAS_Brap_v3.01 Scaffold0284, whole genome shotgun sequence genomic window, ggattcgaggacgaatccatcctaagtgggggagacttgtcatgtccccgatcctggataggatcgtccggacagactttagtgcgaggagacgcaccagtcaggtcacatgacctaaagacaagcgtgtcatggtccaaaacgtggttaagggaatcaggtagctggaacttatccaaaataaggcagacgcaagctcaaaggagctggacaagcgagctggtagctggacgagatccaggtgaaactcgattgaagtgggtgatcagaatggatcatgggaactctaagtataggtctggaaatacaccaagggacttagaagaattgaagaagataaaggaagcaagctagACACAGTGTATAatagctgggcgatgcagtaagcaagctcgaccagctaggtgaagtgtagtgcagctcaatgtagctcactgaagtgtaggtcagctctctgagctggatggtctagctcactcagctgggtcagctggggatcagctcaactcagctggactgagtgttcaagtcatgggcagttgggccgggtctggacagtggccgggccatgtgggcgacccgggtgtaccgatggctggttggctcttgggattgagccaagagtgaaggaccctaagatcggctcactcgaatggatcagatttggatatgaactccagatggagaactggatggattgaagggtcgcatGAAGGTTGCAGAATGGCCTTCGATATTCCCAACTTCAgatggtgcttgatatgactcacaagtccaCCAAATGAAGAATCTCTCGCCGtagcttgatatgactcacaagaccaacgatttgaggaagtgtttacttggatatgactcaccaagaaactaataacaagttctaaacgaagaacaaagagtttaactcaaactttagacaaaaaCGATTTTCTGATTATTCAAATGaaaagagtttcatacttatagatttttgtagatctaggaattaaatgaaaagtagatctagatctagatctagtcattaaacgaaaataaagacaagatttaattaatgtgactgatcggcttccaTCCAGATGCAATCGAACCGGCTAAGTCCAAGGTGGTAAGGACAGTCACATTGGCGGGACGATCAGCAAGGGCCGCAAGACGTTCTGCTAAGGCCGCGGGGCGTTCTGATCGGACAAGTTGCGTTCCAACAAATCCCAAGTCTTCTGATAGCTtaaggatccttgccttagagAAATGTCCAAAGGAAAAGTCCATGATTGGATCGAACAAGGTAGAGAGATCATCAGCACGGTCGTCGGTACATGCGGTACGAGCCAATCGAGCTAAAAgagagaagtctcgatcattgtgtgaaacctcatgatccaagtcaagtctggcatgatcttttttaattctggcatgatctttctcaagtctggcatgatcattctcaagtctggcatgatccttctcaagtctggcatgatccaagtcaagtctggcttgGCTATCAGTCTTGGCTTGTCGAGTTGGCCGGGAGAGACGGGCTTCAGTTTGGTCTGTTCGACCATCTGGTCGAGGATCTGGACGAAGCTCCAATCCGGACGTTCGCGGGTCGAGCCGATAGACGGCCCTGGGGATCTGTCTGATCTGATCGGTAGGATGAACCTCAGCTGGGACGTCTGGAACGTTGTGATGGGTCTGGTCCATAGActggggcacatcattccctccttctttaaaaggatttgtccacaaatctggatcatctacaagaaaaggagaaagatCAGACACATTAAAGCTTGAAGAaatatcatacttaccttgcaaATCAAGCTgataggcattgtcattgatctttCTAAGGATCTGAAATGGACCATCGACTCGAGGCATAAGtttagactttctttcttcTGGAAACCATTCCTTCCTCAAGTGAACCAAACAAGATCACCCTCCTCAAAGATCACCTCCTTTCTCTTCCTGTTGGCATATCTTTTGTACCTTTCGGTTTTGGCTGCAATGTTTGCATGAACCTGCTCATGTAACTTCTTGATAGTGTCTGCTTTCCTTTTGCCATCTGTGctaactctttcactcaaaggtaaaggcaaaagatcaagtggagataaGGGATTAAAGCCATAAACGATTTCAAAAGGAGAGAACTTTGTagcagaatgcatagcatggttataagcaaactcaacatgaGGCAAACATTCTTCCCAATGCTTAAGGTTTTTCTTAACCAATGATTTAAGCAATGCAGACAAAGTTCTATTCACTACTTCAGTTTGGccatcagtttgtgggtgaCAGTCGTAGAGAACATCAATCTGGTTCCTAATTTAGACcacaaagttttccaaaaatagctaaggaacttagcatcacgatcagagacaatggtcttaggcataccatgcaatctaacaattTCCCTAAAGAACAATTCAGCAACTTGcacagcatcatcagttttatgacatggaatgaaatgagccatttttgaaaacctatccacaaccacaaagatagagtcTCGGCCAGTTTTAGTCCTAGGAAAACCaagaacaaaatccatagaaatatctacccaaggatgagaaggaatgGGTAGAGCCGAATACAAACCGTGATTAGATGTCTTGGTTTTGGATTTCTTACAGATCACACATCGGCCACAAATCCTCTCAACGTCCTTCATCAAGCTTGGCCAGTAGAAGTGATCATAAACCGTCTTGTATGTCTTCTTGActccaaagtgtcccataagacctcctccatgagattccctgagaaacaactccctcaaagaacattggggcacacacaagCGGTTATCAAAGAACAAAAATCCAGAACTTTGATAGTATTTTCCATAAGCCACTTTGGAACATTTCTGAAATATTTCTTTGAAATCCGGATCAGTCACATACAAgtctttgataaattcaaaaccaAGTAGTTTAGTTTCAAGGGCTTAAAGAAGAGTATTCCTTCGggacaaagcatcagccacaacattttccttaccttgcttGTACTTGataacataaggaaatgtctcaatgaactaaCCCAACGTGCGTGTCTCTTGTTCAGTTTCTGTTGACCCTTAAGATGTCTCAAGGACTGGTGGTCCGTGTGGATAacaaactccttaggccaaagatagtgttGCCACGTTTGGAGAGCTCTCACCAAAGCATATAGCTCCTGGTCATAGGTGGGGTAGTTGAGTGTGGcacctccaagcttctcactgaagtaagcaatgGGTTTCTTATCCTGCATCAAGACAGCACCAATCCCAACTCCGGAAGCATTACattcaatctcaaaagttttagaaaaatcaggaagtacaAGTAAAGGAGCATGAGTCAACTTCACTTTTAACATCTGAAAAGCTTTTTCTTGGGCTTGTTCTCATTTGAAACCGacgttcttcttgatcacttCAGTCAGAGGAGCAGCAATGGAACTGAAGTCCGGAACAAACCGTCTATAGAAACCGGCCAGACCATGAAAGCTTCTTACCTCGCCCACGGTCGAAGGACTTGGCCAGTCTCGGATGGCTTTGATTTTCTCCTCGTCCACTCTAAGTCCAtcagcacctacaacaaaacctaagaaCACCACGTGATCTGTTCCAAAAGAGCATTTACCAAGATTGGCAAAGAGTTTTTCTTTCCTAAGaacttcaagaacagatttgAGATGCATCTTATGATCTTCAAGGTTTTTGCTATAGACaagaatgtcatcaaagtagaCAACAAGAAAATGACCTATGAAtgacctcaagacatgattcatcaaacgcatgaaagtgctaggtgcattagtaagaccaaatggcataacaagccattcatacaatcctaaCTTGGTTTTAAAtgcggttttccactcatcaccttccttcatcctaatctggtgatagccacttttcaaatcaattttagaaaagacacatgatCCATGCAACTCATCAAGCATGTCGTCTAGTCTAGGGATGGGATGCCTAtactttaccgtgatgttgttgatgatacgacagtccacacacatgcacCAAGAACCATCCTTTTTGGGCACGAGAAGACAGGAACGGCACAAGGACTGAGGCTTTCCCGATGTAGCCTTTCTCAAGAAGGTCACCAATCTGTTTCTGAAGTTCCTTGGTCTCTACCGGATTGGTACGGTAAGCTGGCCGGTTTGGTAAAGACGCGCCTGGAACAAGgtcgatctgatgctcaatgcctcGTACTGGAGGTAATCCCATAGGATTCTCATCTGGAAAAACATCAGAATACTTCTGCAAAACATCTAAAAGTTCACTcggaatctccggtgcaaggtcagaagaagaagccataagagattctttgtacacaagtaaaagaaatggcttttgagagTAAAGAGATCTCTTGACCTGACTTTGTTTGATATAGAAATTGGAGTTCCGTTGGGATGATTCAGGTTCATCTGGCTTGGTTTCCTTGTCACGGTTCCTCTTGAGCTGGATCTGATCTTGATGAACCTCCAAAGGTGTCAAAGGAACAAGTGTGATCTTCTTCCCTTTATGATCAAAGGAGTGTCGGTTTGTGAAGCCATCATGCACGGCTCTCTTATCAAATTGCCATGGCTGGTCCAAGAGAATGTGGCACGCGTCCATAGGAAGAACGTTGCAAATGACCTCGtcctcatatcggccaatggTAATAGGGACAGTGACTTGCTCTTTCACATACTGTTCTCCAGCCTCGTTTAGCcattccaacctgaaaggacgagagAGAGGCCGAGTAGCAAGTCCTAGTTTCCTGACAAGAGTGTCACTAGCAACATTAGTACAACTCCCACCATCAATAATCAAAGAGCAAACCTTTTCAGAAACTAAACATCGagaatgaaagagattctccctttgttcctttTCATTGTTTTTGGGTTGGACACTCAGAGTTCTTCTTGTGACAAGTAGAGGACCATGAGCTGGATAGTCGAAGCAAGGCTCCTCATCATAGATCGGGTTGGACTCATCATCAAAGGCTGGGTCGGAACCATCGACCAAGCGGTCGTCCGTCTCATCGAAAATAGACTCGACCATGCCTTTCCTAGCAACGAGTAGAGGCCCTTGATGCGGATATCCAAAGGACTCGTCCTcttcatcaaagataggacgAAGATCTTCTTTGTTCTCCTGCTTATCCTAAGATTCAACTTCTCCATTCTCCGTAAGAATCATCACTCGTTTTTTGGGACAGTTTTTGGCAAAATGTCCTAGAtcttgacatttgaaacacctAATGTCTCTTGCTCGGCCAGAAGTATCAACTGCCTTTCCTTTGTCATCACGAGCAGGGACATCAGTTTTAAAAGCATTATgtgttgtggaagaagacttaccttTGTCTTGGTAGCTTGGCTTAGGAGCAAAAGCCGGTCTAGGAGAGTAGGCCGGTTTAGAGGTAATGGCCGGCTTTGAGAAACTCTTCCTTTTAACTTGTTGCTCGATCAAGATGgccttgtgtagcatctgttcCACACTACCATACTCTTGAAGCTCCATACGGTCTTGGATGTCTCGGTTAAGGCCAGAGAGGAACCTAGCCATAGTGGCGTCCCTGGGCTCGTCTACATCAGCCTTGATCATCAAAGTTTCCATCTCCTGGTGGTAGTCTTCCACGGACTTAGTGCCTTGAAGCAAGCGTCTGAGTTTCTGGTGGAGGTCTCAGTGATAATGAGCAGGAACAAATCGTCTCCTCATCAGCATGGAAAACTCATCCCATGTCTCAATCGGTGTCTCACCTGTTCTCCTCCTAAGGGTCACAACTTGATCATACCAATCAATAGCATAGCCAGAGAATTCAGTAACAGCTAGTCTAACTTTCTTAAGTTCAGAAAAGTTTTGACAATCAAAGACatattcaatttttctttcccattcaagaaaaACATCAGGATCATTTTTACCCTCAAAAGGTGGGATTTTTAGTTTCAATCCACTTAGGCTATCATTAGTACGTTCATTTCTAGcaaaaggattgacatcacctgGATCTCGGGTTCTAGGACCTCTTCTTGGACGGTATGCTGATCTGGCCTCGTCCTCTTGATCATCCTCCTCTCGGATCTCATCGTCAGACCGAGTGTTCCTACGCGGACAGTCTCTTCTTGCTCGGGCTCTAGAAGGAGCTTGGCTGGCCTGGATCTCATCAAGCCTCTGATGGATCTGATCTAAACCTGCGTTCAACATgttagacatagaatcattcAAAGCACGCATTTGAATGTTAGACAATCCGGCAACTGAGTTTCCGGGACGGTTCCGTTCATCATCACTACTCATGGTTCCTGAAATTTCTTAAACACAAAACGTTAGATAAAAATcctcactctctcaagtgtttgatcctcacccacacacgtgtttctctCAGAATTTGGATGGTCACACAACAAGTTTTCACTCAAAGTTCTaagaagaacaaatcaaagaaactc contains:
- the LOC117125767 gene encoding uncharacterized protein LOC117125767, giving the protein METLMIKADVDEPRDATMARFLSGLNRDIQDRMELQEYGSVEQMLHKAILIEQQVKRKSFSKPAITSKPAYSPRPAFAPKPSYQDKGKSSSTTHNAFKTDVPARDDKGKAVDTSGRDKQENKEDLRPIFDEEDESFGYPHQGPLLVARKGMVESIFDETDDRLVDGSDPAFDDESNPIYDEEPCFDYPAHGPLLVTRRTLSVQPKNNEKEQRENLFHSRCLVSEKVCSLIIDGGSCTNVASDTLVRKLGLATRPLSRPFRLEWLNEAGEQYVKEQVTVPITIGRYEDEVICNVLPMDACHILLDQPWQFDKRAVHDGFTNRHSFDHKGKKITLVPLTPLEVHQDQIQLKRNRDKETKPDEPESSQRNSNFYIKQSQKYSDVFPDENPMGLPPVRGIEHQIDLVPGASLPNRPAYRTNPVETKELQKQIGDLLEKGYIGKASVLVPFLSSRAQKGWFLVHVCGLSYHQQHHGHFLVVYFDDILVYSKNLEDHKMHLKSVLEVLRKEKLFANLGKCSFGTDHVVFLGFVVGADGLRVDEEKIKAIRDWPSPSTVGEDKKPIAYFSEKLGGATLNYPTYDQELYALVRALQTWQHYLWPKEFVIHTDHQSLRHLKGQQKLNKRHARWIAWNQIDVLYDCHPQTDGQTEVVNRTLSALLKSLVKKNLKHWEECLPHVEFAYNHAMHSATKFSPFEIVYGFNPLSPLDLLPLPLSERVSTDGKRKADTIKKLHEQVHANIAAKTERYKRYANRKRKEVIFEEGDLVWFT